From the Girardinichthys multiradiatus isolate DD_20200921_A chromosome 22, DD_fGirMul_XY1, whole genome shotgun sequence genome, one window contains:
- the zgc:65997 gene encoding C-factor gives MPAMAAPVALIQGASRGLGLEFCKHILKNKSLAAVIATCRNPEGAAVLRDLAVQHQGRLTVLKLDVNQEEDIRGAAERVKENFGRVDLLVNSAAMLHPTGKGETSLRDVSVQGLISTLTTNTVGPLVMAKYFSPLLQKGSGAFGQQPAEKAKQHSGIIINITAKVGSIGDNGLGGWYSYRMSKAALNMATRNLSIELGHSRSKVVCVSLHPGTVNTDLSRPYHRNVPNDKLFSAEHSVNCLMGIINSLSIEKTGKAYSWDGMELPW, from the exons ATGCCTGCCATGGCTGCTCCCGTAGCTCTCATTCAAGGTGCCAGCAGAGGACTGGGCCTTGAATTCTGCAAAcacatattaaaaaataaaagcctcgCTGCTGTCATTGCGACATGCCGAAACCCGGAGGGAGCGGCGGTGCTTCGGGACCTGGCTGTACAACATCAGGGCAGACTCACGGTCCTCAAGCTGGACGTGAATCAGGAAGAGGACATCCGTGGAGCAGCTGAGCGGGTGAAGGAGAACTTCGGTCGGGTGGATCTTCTCGTGAACTCTGCGGCGATGCTTCACCCCACAGGAAAAGGAGAAACTAGCCTGAGGGATGTTTCTGTACAG GGCCTTATATCTACTTTGACAACCAACACCGTGGGGCCCCTGGTTATGGCCAAATATTTTAGCCCCCTCCTTCAGAAGGGCAGCGGTGCTTTCGGTCAGCAGCCTGCAGAGAAGGCGAAGCAGCACAGCGGCATCATCATCAATATCACTGCTAAAGTTGGGTCCATTGGAGACAACG GACTGGGAGGCTGGTACAGTTACAGAATGTCTAAAGCAGCTCTCAACATGGCTACCAGGAATTTATCCATAGAGCTGGGCCATAGTCGATCCAAG GTGGTGTGCGTCTCCTTACACCCGGGAACGGTTAACACGGACCTCTCCCGGCCTTATCACAGGAATGTGCCAAATGACAAGCTGTTCAGTGCTGAACACTCTGTGAACTGTCTGATGGGCATCATTAATTCACTAAGTATCGAAAAGACCGGAAAAGCATACAGCTGGGATGGGATGGAGCTTCCTTGGTAG
- the nphp1 gene encoding nephrocystin-1 has product MPLKRRGPLQLVQREVDDVKRQIESLEKNLKSSSGSKEEAFHRCQELRASAEKTLKTLQKLTKADELAPVGNYDQRKLEEERRLQNILEHLVTLSLELSPPGPSTQAGNVSKGDTDNNSDDDNSDDFEEDINGDGKDDGDVRTSEKPPSQSAPQIYTVLSDFKAEQDGDLSVQRGEVLKIIKKTADGWWLAQDTKGNRGVVPKTFLKIGSGVDDELDEDDEDDEDDDDDDEDEEDDELQQSEQEEEEDEDQTDDGNKSKASNWSAVRKALTEIDTTDVLSAMGAIPSGFRPSTLSKLLAEEGERYRGSHYIQPQLSQSQLSFKDLFLDPDTGKVRARQVRICVCFSLWSCKMIPTPGVGVQVLSRHIRLCAFDGTQVLSNIHTVRASYTSKSPKTWSFSPRMTSILPTVLDGDCFLRCNSLSPDIGILFELGVTFLRNSTGERGDLSCGWAFLKLADDSGNPLPHRTYEIPVNGGTPYEKDVMLEAPLSRRSPGGVFQHMLHARRQPKLIVKLKSTNNRTRTQLSLLPDTLLHCLSCFHLLVLHRQLLADTLLMDRPTMQNADIICSPILSTFPVLLDQTDLLDALRSAWLEAETNMSRAQKRDLSYLKQEFSKVYMSSVYFLLHSPSLPSYRWADPPSEEQRARVIYTTLEALKNNQQTTSQSGTPAVFFNSSHSHLAFDIQELTFDLLCVTR; this is encoded by the exons ATGCCTCTGAAAAGAAGAGGTCCGCTGCAACTCGTCCAGAGAGAAGTGGACGACGTCAAAAGacag ATTGAAAGTCTGGAGAAGAACTTGAAGAGCTCATCTGGATCTAAAGAAGAGGCATTTCATAG ATGCCAAGAACTGCGCGCTTCTGCAGAAAAGACTCTAAAGACTCTACAGAAATTGACAAAG gctGATGAGTTGGCTCCAGTGGGGAATTACGATCAGAGGAAACTTGAAGAAGAGAGACGTCTACAAAACATCTTGGAGCATCTGGTCACTCTGTCTCTGGAGCTTTCACCACCTGGCCCCAGCACTCAAGCTGG tAATGTTTCAAAAGGAGATACTGACAACAACAGCGATGACGACAACAGTGATGATTTCGAGGAAGACATCAACGGTGATGGTAAAGATGATGGAGATGTGAGAACGTCTGAAAAGCCACCTTCTCAGTCAGCCCCTCAAATCTACACGGTCCTCAGTGATTTCAAAGCAGAACAGGATGGAGATCTGTCTGTTCAG AGAGGAGAAGTGTTGAAGATAATTAAAAAGACAGCAGATGGATGGTGGCTGGCTCAGGACACCAAAGGGAACAGAGGAGTTGTTCCAAAAACCTTTCTGAAG ATTGGCTCTGGTGTTGATGATGAGCTtgatgaggatgatgaagatgatgaggatgatgatgatgatgatgaagatgaggaggaTGATGAACTCCAGCAGTCAGaacaggaggaagaagaagatgaagaccagactgatgatggaaacaaaag CAAAGCTTCTAACTGGTCAGCTGTCAGAAAGGCTCTGACTGAG ATTGATACAACGGATGTGCTGTCGGCAATGGGAGCCATACCTTCAGGTTTCAGACCATCAACCCTGAGTAAACTCCTGGCAGAGGAAG gAGAGAGATACAGAGGAAGTCATTATATTCAGCCTCAGCTCAGCCAATCACAGCTTTCCTTTAAAGATCTCTTCTTGGACCCAGACACTGGCAAG GTCCGTGCTCGCCAGGTtaggatttgtgtttgttttagtttgtgGAGCTGCAAGATGATTCCCACTCCTGGAGTTGGAGTTCAGGTCCTCAGCAGACACATCCGCCTGTGTGCCTTTGATGGAACACAG GTGTTGAGTAACATTCACACAGTGAGAGCATCATACACCTCAAAGAGCCCAAAGACATGGAGCTTCTCTCCGAGG atgacaaGCATCCTGCCAACTGTCCTAGACGGAGACTGTTTCCTTCGTTGCAACTCTTTGTCTCCGGACATCGGAATTCTTTTCGAACTTGGAGTTACGTTTTTacgaaat tcGACAGGTGAGAGAGGAGACCTGAGCTGTGGCTGGGCCTTCCTCAAACTAGCTGATGACAGCGGAAATCCACTCCCACACAG GACCTATGAAATACCAGTAAACGGTGGAACACCTTATGAGAAGGATGTCATGCTGGAAGCACCACTTTCGAGAAGAT CTCCAGGTGGTGTTTTTCAGCACATGCTGCACGCCCGACGGCAGCCCAAACTGATTGTTAAGTTGAAATCAACAAACAATCGGACCAGAACGCAGCTCAG TCTCCTTCCAGACACCCTGCTGCACTGTCTGAGCTGCTTCCACCTCCTGGTTCTGCACCGGCAGCTCCTGGCCGACACGTTGCTGATGGACAGACCCACCATGCAGAATGCAG ATATTATATGCAGCCCAATACTTTCGACATTCCCTGTGCTGTTGGACCAGACAGACCTTCTAGATGCCCTCAGG AGTGCCTGGCTGGAAGCTGAGACCAACATGAGCCGAGCACAGAAG AGGGACTTGTCATATCTGAAGCAGGAGTTTAGTAAAGTCTACATGTCATCGGTGTATTTCCTGCTCCACTCACCCTCGCTGCCCTCCTATCGCTGGGCTGACCCGCCCTCAGAAGAACAGCGGGCCAGAGTCATCTATACCACCTTGGAGGCTCTGAAAAACAACCAGCAAACCACCAGCCAATCAGGAACTCCAGCAGTCTTTTTCAACTCATCTCATTCACATCTTGCTTTTGATATCCAAGAGTTGacctttgatctcctttgtgtGACACGGTAA